Proteins encoded within one genomic window of uncultured Sphingopyxis sp.:
- a CDS encoding CinA family protein: protein MLSVEETRLAARDDLATAVLAANRTAGRRIAVAESCTGGMVSAALTDIAGSSDVFSAGFVTYSGHAKQTQLGVSSEILETFGEVSLATAWAMAAGVLANSDADVAVAITGIAGPGGGSEKKPVGQVVFARALRGQDPDDYFTQRVQFESTDRAAIRHHATLFALELLQPGKDSLRPSEDVTLPAP, encoded by the coding sequence TTGCTGTCTGTCGAAGAAACGCGCCTTGCCGCGCGCGACGATCTTGCCACCGCCGTGCTCGCGGCCAATCGCACCGCAGGCCGCCGGATCGCCGTCGCCGAAAGCTGCACCGGCGGCATGGTCAGCGCCGCGCTGACCGACATCGCCGGCAGCTCGGACGTGTTCTCCGCGGGGTTCGTCACCTATTCGGGGCACGCCAAGCAGACCCAGCTCGGCGTCAGCAGCGAAATCCTCGAAACCTTCGGCGAAGTGTCGCTCGCGACCGCCTGGGCGATGGCGGCGGGCGTGCTCGCGAACAGCGACGCCGACGTCGCGGTCGCGATCACCGGCATCGCCGGGCCGGGCGGCGGGTCGGAGAAGAAGCCCGTCGGGCAGGTCGTCTTCGCGCGCGCGCTGCGCGGGCAGGATCCCGACGATTATTTCACGCAGCGCGTCCAGTTCGAATCGACCGACCGTGCGGCGATCCGCCACCATGCGACGCTGTTCGCGCTCGAACTGCTTCAGCCGGGCAAGGATTCGCTGCGGCCGTCGGAGGACGTCACCCTCCCCGCCCCGTAA
- a CDS encoding type II toxin-antitoxin system RatA family toxin, translated as MPRHHETRELPYSDEQMFALVTDIARYPEFLPWVVALRVRDDSEHETVADMIVGFKGLRESFSCRVHKQRPHEVVVSYIDGPMKHLGNEWHFHALEGGGCRVDFMVDFAFRSRMFEALAGQMFDKALRKMIAAFEARADELYGAGRVTSSDGRSESLPG; from the coding sequence TTGCCCCGTCACCACGAAACGCGCGAGTTGCCGTACAGCGACGAGCAGATGTTCGCGCTCGTCACCGATATTGCGCGCTATCCCGAATTTTTGCCGTGGGTCGTCGCGCTCCGCGTCCGCGACGACAGCGAGCATGAAACCGTCGCCGACATGATCGTCGGCTTCAAGGGGCTGCGCGAAAGCTTCTCGTGCCGCGTCCACAAGCAAAGGCCGCACGAAGTGGTCGTGAGCTATATCGACGGCCCGATGAAGCACCTCGGAAACGAATGGCATTTCCACGCGCTCGAAGGCGGCGGCTGCCGCGTCGATTTCATGGTCGATTTCGCGTTCCGCAGCCGCATGTTCGAGGCGCTCGCCGGACAGATGTTCGACAAGGCGCTGCGCAAGATGATCGCGGCGTTCGAGGCGCGCGCCGATGAACTTTACGGGGCGGGGAGGGTGACGTCCTCCGACGGCCGCAGCGAATCCTTGCCCGGCTGA
- the lipA gene encoding lipoyl synthase, translating into MNAPAQPQPATATPPSQRARKPDWIRVKAPTSPGYAETRKLMRELNLHTVCEEAACPNIGECWTKKHATVMILGDTCTRACAFCNVKTGMPRPVDLLEPEHTAIAAAKMGLTHIVITSVDRDDLPDGGASQFVKVINALRRETPQTTIEILTPDFRNKPESAVAAIVDARPDVYNHNLETVPRLYPTIRPGARYYASLRLLESVKRRDPSIFTKSGIMLGLGEERMEVHQVMDDMRSADIDFMTMGQYLQPTPKHAKVAEFVTPKAFDAYAQIARAKGFLQVASSPLTRSSYHAGDDFERMRAAREAQLARARAD; encoded by the coding sequence ATGAACGCTCCCGCCCAGCCTCAACCGGCCACCGCCACGCCCCCCAGCCAACGCGCGCGCAAGCCCGACTGGATTCGCGTCAAGGCGCCGACCAGCCCCGGCTACGCCGAAACACGCAAGCTGATGCGCGAGCTCAACCTGCATACGGTGTGCGAGGAAGCCGCGTGCCCGAACATCGGCGAATGCTGGACCAAGAAGCACGCGACGGTGATGATCCTCGGCGACACCTGCACCCGCGCCTGCGCCTTCTGCAACGTCAAGACGGGGATGCCGCGCCCCGTCGACCTGCTCGAACCCGAACATACCGCGATCGCGGCGGCGAAGATGGGGCTGACACACATCGTCATCACCTCGGTCGATCGCGACGACCTGCCCGACGGCGGCGCGAGCCAGTTCGTGAAGGTCATCAATGCGCTGCGCCGTGAGACGCCGCAGACGACGATCGAAATCCTGACCCCCGATTTCCGCAACAAGCCCGAAAGCGCGGTCGCGGCGATCGTCGATGCGCGCCCCGACGTCTACAACCATAATCTTGAGACGGTGCCGCGGCTCTATCCGACGATCCGTCCCGGCGCGCGTTACTATGCGTCGCTGCGCCTGCTCGAAAGCGTCAAGCGCCGCGATCCGTCGATCTTCACCAAGTCGGGCATCATGCTCGGGCTCGGCGAGGAGCGGATGGAGGTTCATCAGGTGATGGACGACATGCGCAGCGCCGACATCGATTTCATGACGATGGGCCAGTATCTCCAGCCGACGCCGAAACATGCGAAGGTCGCCGAATTCGTGACCCCCAAGGCATTCGACGCCTATGCGCAGATCGCGCGCGCCAAGGGCTTCCTGCAGGTTGCATCCTCGCCGCTGACGCGCTCGAGCTATCACGCCGGCGACGATTTCGAACGGATGCGCGCCGCGCGCGAGGCGCAACTGGCGCGCGCCAGGGCGGACTGA
- a CDS encoding F0F1 ATP synthase subunit B, which yields MADYLMILSEAAGEVHVEPASFGFIDATVWVSIAMAIFIAILLWKKVPAMIAGMLDNKIAEISKQLKEAEQLRLDAESLKAEYEAKLADAAKEADEMRARADAEAEALVTKAKADATALIARRKQMAEDRIAAAEAGALADVRTAAAKAATDAAAKLIADKHDAAADKALVDQAIAGVARG from the coding sequence ATGGCTGATTATCTGATGATCCTGTCCGAAGCAGCCGGCGAGGTGCATGTCGAACCGGCGTCGTTCGGTTTCATCGACGCGACCGTATGGGTGTCGATCGCGATGGCGATCTTCATCGCGATCCTGCTGTGGAAGAAGGTGCCGGCGATGATCGCGGGCATGCTCGACAACAAGATTGCCGAGATTTCGAAACAGCTCAAGGAAGCCGAGCAGTTGCGCCTCGACGCCGAATCGCTGAAGGCCGAATATGAGGCGAAGCTGGCCGACGCCGCGAAGGAAGCCGACGAGATGCGCGCCCGCGCCGATGCCGAGGCCGAGGCGCTCGTGACCAAGGCGAAGGCCGATGCGACCGCGCTGATCGCGCGCCGCAAGCAGATGGCCGAAGACCGCATCGCCGCGGCCGAAGCCGGCGCCCTCGCCGATGTCCGCACCGCGGCCGCGAAGGCGGCGACCGATGCGGCGGCGAAGCTGATCGCCGACAAGCACGACGCTGCGGCCGACAAGGCGCTGGTCGATCAGGCTATCGCGGGCGTCGCCAGGGGCTGA
- a CDS encoding ATPase: MPQISQFAESWYAASQIFWVLLTFGFVFFVIGRGMLPKIEATVDARDRKVADDLAAAKAAHAAADSLEESYRQQSDASRAAAQKAVTDAKDKAAKDAEKRLAKVDAELAGKLAAAEAEIGAARTSAMAEIEAVAAEAAGDLVAKLSGVKIAAADAKAAVKAVLHG, translated from the coding sequence ATGCCTCAAATCAGCCAATTCGCTGAAAGCTGGTACGCCGCATCGCAGATTTTCTGGGTGCTGCTGACCTTTGGCTTCGTTTTTTTCGTCATCGGCCGCGGCATGCTGCCGAAGATCGAGGCGACGGTGGACGCGCGCGACCGCAAGGTGGCCGACGATCTAGCGGCGGCGAAAGCCGCGCACGCCGCGGCGGACAGCCTTGAAGAAAGCTACCGCCAGCAGAGCGACGCGAGCCGCGCCGCCGCGCAGAAGGCGGTGACCGACGCCAAGGACAAGGCCGCGAAGGACGCCGAAAAGCGCCTTGCCAAGGTCGATGCCGAACTCGCCGGCAAGCTGGCGGCGGCGGAAGCCGAAATCGGCGCCGCGCGCACATCGGCGATGGCGGAAATCGAGGCGGTCGCGGCCGAAGCGGCGGGCGACCTCGTCGCCAAGCTGTCGGGTGTGAAGATCGCCGCGGCGGATGCCAAGGCGGCGGTGAAGGCGGTGCTCCATGGCTGA
- a CDS encoding F0F1 ATP synthase subunit C, which produces MDVQAASLIGAGLAAIGAGMAAIGVGNVFGSFLESALRNPAAADGQQGRLFIGFAAAELLGLLSFLIAILLYLKAA; this is translated from the coding sequence ATGGACGTTCAAGCTGCTTCGCTCATCGGCGCCGGTCTGGCCGCTATCGGTGCCGGTATGGCCGCCATCGGTGTGGGCAACGTCTTCGGTAGCTTCCTCGAAAGCGCGCTGCGCAACCCCGCGGCGGCCGACGGCCAGCAGGGCCGCCTGTTCATCGGCTTCGCGGCCGCCGAACTTCTCGGCCTGCTGTCGTTCCTGATCGCGATCCTGCTGTACCTCAAGGCAGCCTGA